The Pseudomonas wenzhouensis genome has a segment encoding these proteins:
- the creD gene encoding cell envelope integrity protein CreD: MSRSLSFKLGAIALLILLLMIPLLMIDGLVDERQGLRYEVMQGIARSSSYSQQITGPILVLPYIKTTHEWKTNEKTGERYSEERQRRGRLYFLPERFVLEGQVGTELRARGIYEARLYRSDSQVSGQFRLPARLGLGDDLGFYRFEKPFLSVGISDIRGISNDLQLRLNGQTLSFAPGSGDDNFGAGVHAPLPALDAQGGQTLEFAFDLKLQGTEQLSIVPVGRDSRVKLHSDWPHPSFIGEYLPSSREISDKGFSAEWQTSFFATNLEEALRGCVGAERCQNLFGRNFGVSFVDPVDQYLKTDRAIKYALLFIALTFATFFLFEVLKRLAVHPVQYALVGLSLALFYLLLLSLSEHLAFALAYLLSASACVGLIGFYVSFVLHSWQRGLGFGALLAALYAMLYGLLNAEDYALLMGSLLVFGVLGSVMVLTRKLDWYDVGRTAPQA; this comes from the coding sequence ATGAGCCGTTCCCTGAGTTTCAAGCTGGGCGCCATTGCCCTGTTGATTCTGCTGCTGATGATTCCCCTGTTGATGATCGATGGCCTGGTCGATGAGCGCCAGGGCCTGCGCTATGAGGTGATGCAGGGCATTGCCCGCAGTTCCAGCTACAGCCAGCAGATCACCGGGCCGATCCTGGTGCTGCCTTACATCAAGACCACCCACGAGTGGAAAACCAACGAGAAAACCGGCGAGCGTTACAGCGAAGAGCGTCAACGGCGCGGGCGCCTGTACTTCCTGCCGGAGCGCTTCGTGCTCGAAGGCCAGGTGGGAACCGAGCTGCGAGCGCGCGGCATTTACGAAGCACGTCTGTACCGCAGCGACAGCCAGGTCAGTGGTCAATTCCGCTTGCCGGCGCGCCTCGGGCTGGGCGACGACCTGGGCTTCTACCGTTTCGAGAAACCCTTCCTCTCGGTCGGCATCAGCGATATCCGGGGTATCAGCAACGACCTGCAACTGCGCTTGAATGGCCAGACCCTGAGTTTCGCACCGGGCAGCGGCGACGATAATTTCGGCGCCGGCGTGCATGCGCCGCTCCCGGCTCTGGATGCGCAGGGTGGGCAGACGCTCGAGTTCGCCTTCGATCTGAAACTGCAGGGCACCGAGCAGCTCTCGATCGTGCCGGTCGGGCGCGATAGCCGGGTCAAGCTGCACTCCGACTGGCCGCACCCGAGCTTCATCGGTGAATACCTGCCGAGCAGCCGCGAGATCTCTGACAAAGGCTTTAGCGCCGAGTGGCAGACCAGCTTCTTCGCCACCAACCTGGAAGAGGCATTGCGCGGCTGCGTGGGCGCTGAGCGTTGCCAGAATCTCTTCGGCCGCAACTTCGGGGTGAGTTTCGTCGACCCGGTGGATCAGTACCTGAAGACCGACCGCGCGATCAAATATGCGCTGCTGTTCATTGCCCTGACCTTCGCCACCTTCTTCCTCTTCGAGGTGCTCAAGCGCCTGGCCGTGCATCCGGTGCAGTACGCCCTGGTCGGCCTGTCGCTGGCGCTGTTCTACCTGCTGCTGCTGTCGCTGTCCGAGCATCTGGCGTTCGCCCTGGCCTATCTGCTGTCGGCCAGCGCCTGCGTTGGGCTGATTGGCTTCTACGTCAGCTTCGTGCTGCACAGCTGGCAGCGCGGCCTGGGCTTTGGCGCGTTGCTGGCAGCGCTGTACGCCATGCTCTACGGCCTGCTCAATGCCGAGGACTACGCCCTGCTGATGGGCTCGCTGCTGGTGTTCGGTGTGCTCGGCAGCGTGATGGTGCTGACCCGCAAGCTGGACTGGTACGACGTCGGCCGCACTGCGCCGCAAGCCTGA